Proteins from one Cryptomeria japonica chromosome 4, Sugi_1.0, whole genome shotgun sequence genomic window:
- the LOC131047847 gene encoding (R,S)-reticuline 7-O-methyltransferase gives MASAISIRQPAQIYEQEAQHETLLSKLKLYEIMLGSAKPMALRAAVLLNIPDIIAQASGSLTLEEIAAHISASTESPPHIEYLFRLLRFLASHKIFSEIPHQEDFKQSRYGLTGLSRLLVKETSEGGVSMLNYVPFLLGATSNLPFQGWLHLHESVLEGGSAFDKAFGMSAWDYAANNPELNKTFNEGMSCDTRAVMASVVKVYEEGFKKITSLVDVAGGVGSALSIIVENYKHIRGINFDLPHVIATAPSIPGVEHVSGNMFEHIPSADTIFMKWILHDWDDDDCVRILKRCYEAIPNNGKVVIVDALVVETENDEDEQEKCLRDVGLALDMTMMLFTGGKERTKMEFKKIIMKAGFKSYTIFKLPFVQAIIEVSKY, from the exons ATGGCTTCTGCAATTTCAATTCGCCAGCCTGCCCAAATTTATGAGCAAGAAGCCCAGCACGAGACTTTGTTATCGAAGCTAAAACTGTATGAGATAATGCTCGGCTCAGCGAAGCCCATGGCTCTCAGAGCTGCTGTTTTGCTGAATATTCCGGACATAATTGCCCAGGCCTCAGGCTCTCTTACCCTAGAAGAAATTGCTGCCCATATTTCAGCCTCCACTGAAAGCCCACCTCACATAGAATATCTGTTTCGTCTTCTGAGATTTCTAGCCTCCCACAAAATCTTTAGTGAGATCCCGCACCAGGAGGACTTCAAGCAATCTAGATATGGCCTTACAGGCCTTTCTAGATTGCTTGTTAAAGAAACAAGTGAAGGTGGTGTGTCCATGCTAAATTATGTTCCATTTTTGTTGGGAGCCACCAGCAATCTTCCCTTCCAAGGATGGCTGCATCTACATGAGTCTGTGTTAGAAGGTGGCAGTGCCTTCGATAAGGCTTTTGGTATGAGTGCTTGGGACTATGCTGCAAACAATCCTGAATTGAACAAGACATTTAACGAGGGCATGTCTTGTGACACTCGTGCTGTGATGGCATCTGTTGTGAAGGTTTATGAGGAGGGTTTTAAGAAGATAACTTCTTTGGTTGATGTAGCTGGAGGTGTGGGATCTGCCTTGTCTATCATTGTGGAGAATTACAAACATATTAGAGGAATTAATTTTGATCTGCCTCATGTCATCGCTACTGCACCTTCTATTCCTG GAGTAGAGCATGTGAGTGGCAACATGTTTGAGCATATTCCTTCAGCCGATACAATTTTTATGAAg TGGATTTTGCATGATTGGGATGATGACGATTGTGTAAGAATATTGAAAAGGTGCTATGAGGCCATCCCAAATAATGGGAAAGTTGTGATTGTGGATGCTCTTGTTGTGGAAACTGAAAACGATGAAGATGAACAAGAAAAATGTCTAAGGGATGTGGGATTAGCACTCGATATGACAATGATGTTATTCACTGGTGGAAAAGAGAGAACAAAGatggaattcaaaaaaattatcatGAAAGCAGGTTTCAAAAGCTACACCATCTTCAAATTGCCATTTGTTCAAGCCATTATTGAGGTTTCTAAATACTAA